The DNA region ACGCAAATTTTGAATGGGACGCGCTCGATCACAGGAGATACCGCGCTGCGCCTCGGTCACTTTTTCGGGACCAGCGCGCAGTTCTGGCTCAATCTGCAGAGCCTTTACGACCTGCGAATCGCAGAACAAAGAGCCGGGAAGGCCATCAAAGCGCTGCCCAGACTTAATCGGCACGAACCCGTCCACGCCTAGAGGCCTCGCAGATGGCGACCTGTAGAGGCGGCTTCATGCCGCCATGTGGCGAGGTAAACTCGCCGCTACGCGACGGCTGCGGCGACACAGTTTGATTCCTGTATTGTGGTGGCACGGGCATCCCATTCGCTCTGCTCAGGGCGGGCCTGCCCGTGTTCCTTGGAAGTCACGGCCGGGACGGCTGTGCCACGACCGCAGCACGGGCGAGAGCGC from Terriglobia bacterium includes:
- a CDS encoding HigA family addiction module antitoxin; protein product: MRIAAIHPGEHLSEELQALDMSAAELARKIGVPTNRITQILNGTRSITGDTALRLGHFFGTSAQFWLNLQSLYDLRIAEQRAGKAIKALPRLNRHEPVHA